A portion of the Anser cygnoides isolate HZ-2024a breed goose chromosome 29, Taihu_goose_T2T_genome, whole genome shotgun sequence genome contains these proteins:
- the LOC136787362 gene encoding olfactory receptor 14C36-like: MCNSSSITEFLLLAFADTRELQLLHFVLFLGIYLAALLGNGVIITAIACDHRLHTPMYFFLLNLALNDLGCISTTLPKAMANFLWNTRAISYVGCVAQLFLIIFFNLAELSLLTVMSYDRYIAICQPLHYETLLGTRACATMAAAAWGSGFLHAVLHIANTFSLPLCCGNSLNQFFCEIPQILKLSCSDSYLREVQVLVVTASVFGGCFVFVLLSYVQIFRAVLRIPSQQGRHKAFSTCLPHLAVVSLFMSTVIFAHLKPPSISSPSLDLVLALLYLVVPPVVNPFIYSMRNQEIKVAMWKVMSGCFS; this comes from the coding sequence ATGTgtaacagcagctccatcaccgagttcctcctgctggcatttgcagacacgcgcgagctgcagctcctgcacttcgtgctcttcctgggcatctatCTGGCTGCACTCCTGGGCAACGGGGTCATCATCACTGCCATAGCttgcgaccaccgcctccacacccccatgtacttcttcctcctcaaccttgCCCTCAacgacctgggctgcatctccaccactcttcccaaagccatggccaatttcCTCTGgaacaccagggccatttcctatgtGGGATGTGTTGCACAGCTCTTTCTGATAATCTTTTTCAATTTAGCAGAACTTTctcttctcactgtcatgtctTATGACCGCTACATCGCcatctgccagcccctgcactaTGAGACCCTCCTGGGCACCAGAGCCTGTGccaccatggcagcagctgcctggggcagtggctttctccacGCTGTGCTGCACAttgccaatacattttcactgcctCTCTGCTGTGGCAATTCCCTcaaccagttcttctgtgaaatcccccagatcctcaagctctcctgctcagactcctaCCTAAGGGAAGTTCAAGTTCTTGTGGTTACTGCTTCTGTGTTTGGGGGGTGCTTTGTCTTCGTTTTactgtcctatgtgcagatcttcagggctgtgctgaggattcCCTCGcagcagggacggcacaaagccttttccacgtgcctccctcacctggctgtggtctccctctttatGAGCACAGTCATTTTTGcccacctgaagcccccctccatttcctccccttccctggaTCTTGTTCTGGCACTTCTGTACTTGGTGGTGCCTCCAGTAGTGAACcccttcatctacagcatgaggaaccaggagatCAAGGTTGCCATGTGGAAAGTGATGTCTGGGTGTTTTTCTTGA